One window of Cloacibacillus sp. genomic DNA carries:
- the csm3 gene encoding type III-A CRISPR-associated RAMP protein Csm3, with protein sequence MNGKIKINTTLKVLTGLHIGGNDAFSPIGAVNKPVAEDPRTGKPIIPGSSLKGKLRTLLAAQMQGSQKAAEPNKDCDEIKRLFGASEPKVIRSRLQFADSFVANAVELAAVGLREVKYENSLDRITCAPNPRQIERVISGVEFSVVITYDLPESPQELEEDMKNLATAMRLLQIDYLGGHGSRGSGRVSFKKINFSLVESSLKNEELEPIRAFFKEIEDYELLSL encoded by the coding sequence ATGAATGGAAAAATAAAAATAAACACCACGCTTAAAGTGCTGACAGGTCTGCATATCGGCGGAAACGACGCCTTCTCTCCCATCGGCGCGGTAAACAAACCCGTGGCGGAAGACCCGCGCACCGGCAAGCCGATAATCCCTGGAAGCAGTCTAAAAGGAAAACTGCGCACGCTGCTTGCCGCCCAGATGCAAGGCAGCCAAAAAGCCGCGGAGCCTAACAAAGACTGCGATGAAATCAAAAGGCTTTTTGGAGCGAGCGAGCCCAAGGTAATTAGGTCCAGACTGCAGTTTGCGGATTCTTTCGTTGCAAACGCAGTCGAGCTGGCGGCGGTGGGGCTGCGCGAGGTCAAGTATGAAAATTCGCTTGACCGCATTACATGCGCACCTAACCCTCGCCAAATAGAGCGCGTCATAAGCGGCGTAGAATTTTCCGTAGTCATCACCTACGACCTGCCCGAGAGCCCGCAGGAACTCGAAGAGGACATGAAAAATCTAGCGACCGCCATGCGCCTTTTACAGATAGACTACCTTGGCGGCCATGGAAGCCGCGGGAGCGGCCGCGTCAGCTTTAAAAAAATAAACTTCTCTTTAGTGGAAAGCAGCCTCAAGAACGAAGAGCTTGAGCCAATAAGAGCATTCTTCAAGGAAATAGAGGATTATGAACTGCTATCTTTATAA
- the csm4 gene encoding type III-A CRISPR-associated RAMP protein Csm4, whose protein sequence is MNCYLYKLSFRTPLHCGAGESAKSLDSSSASICADTLFSALCSQAAVDGGPEAASELCAAAKEGEALFSDLFPYHGEELYIPKPAMLPAAFSETLAADKKKVMKSLEYIPILKLDDYASSMRGKAAFEIDGIFKDFASAESIEKVSLKGREESSPYCVAATVFNAKCGLYGIVLSENQEILTKIKRLLRLLGAGGIGGKVSSGYGKFKILGDEIEMENVNEAVDAQTTALWRMLSAENAASYLSLTTSLPTDGELEEALTGALTTVRRRGGFVTSEEYGAARKKDTQYFLGAGSLFRRKYKGSLYNVASGGAHPVYRYSKPIFLGVDYQ, encoded by the coding sequence ATGAACTGCTATCTTTATAAGCTCTCATTCCGGACGCCTCTGCACTGCGGCGCGGGAGAAAGCGCAAAATCACTGGACAGCTCCAGCGCCTCAATATGCGCGGACACGCTCTTCTCCGCGCTTTGTTCACAGGCCGCCGTAGACGGTGGGCCGGAGGCCGCATCGGAGCTGTGCGCCGCCGCGAAAGAGGGAGAGGCGCTCTTCAGCGACCTTTTTCCGTATCACGGAGAGGAGCTCTATATTCCAAAGCCGGCCATGCTCCCTGCGGCGTTCAGTGAAACGCTTGCGGCTGACAAAAAGAAAGTTATGAAAAGCCTTGAATACATCCCCATTCTGAAACTCGATGACTATGCAAGTTCAATGCGGGGCAAAGCGGCCTTCGAAATTGACGGCATATTCAAAGATTTTGCGTCGGCCGAAAGCATAGAAAAAGTTTCCTTAAAAGGGCGGGAGGAAAGCAGCCCTTACTGCGTGGCAGCCACAGTATTCAACGCGAAATGCGGCCTCTACGGGATCGTCCTGTCTGAAAATCAAGAAATACTGACAAAAATAAAGCGCCTGCTGCGCCTTTTAGGAGCTGGAGGAATAGGCGGCAAAGTAAGCTCCGGATACGGCAAATTTAAAATCCTGGGCGACGAAATAGAAATGGAAAACGTAAACGAGGCTGTTGATGCACAGACGACGGCGCTCTGGCGTATGCTGTCTGCGGAAAACGCGGCCTCCTATCTGAGCCTCACAACCTCCTTGCCGACCGACGGTGAGTTGGAGGAGGCTCTAACTGGCGCTCTCACCACCGTAAGGCGGCGCGGCGGTTTCGTAACCTCCGAAGAATACGGAGCGGCACGTAAAAAAGATACGCAATATTTTCTCGGCGCCGGCTCGCTCTTTCGCCGCAAATACAAGGGCTCTCTCTACAATGTGGCAAGCGGAGGGGCGCACCCTGTTTACCGCTACTCCAAGCCCATCTTTCTGGGGGTGGACTATCAATGA
- a CDS encoding L-serine ammonia-lyase, iron-sulfur-dependent, subunit alpha produces MAVSILNNVIGPVMPGSSSSHTAGPYHIAKLFRGFAGMLPEQITFTFAPGSSIAGCCREQGSDLALIMGILGLPLTDHRFKRAKELCREAGVAVLFDVAPFSEACHPNSIKISAEMGFGAMLTAVADSTGGGAFLMRRLNGCPVEIDGGANYLFIESQEELEAGVTGGAGEVHTSQADGKFFTLLSSYTRFSPDLIEKLRKEESVVDIKRAEAVFFPPVGYEIYTDGAGMVKYATETGLSLGEAALEYESRLLGKSKEELNAAMDARLAVMEAAVALGLSDDCPGMFLLRPSAKKIMEAEAAGRLALGGIHTKAAARAMAAMQVNSGQGIVCAAPTGGSAGVLPGVAVTLLEDLKMPRKTVLNAMWAAGAAGWVLAKRGTFAAEVCGCQVEIGAAGAMAAAAVTCAAGGTAAQAADAAAIMFQNAMGLVCDLVQTTVELPCHTRNASFASQAFVCADLILGGYVNPIGIDGTVDAVYSSGMMLPPELRCTSLGGIAAAPEAKAMKRLR; encoded by the coding sequence ATGGCCGTTAGTATTCTTAACAATGTGATAGGGCCTGTTATGCCTGGCTCTTCCAGTTCGCACACGGCGGGGCCGTATCATATTGCCAAGCTTTTTAGAGGCTTTGCGGGGATGCTGCCGGAGCAGATAACCTTTACTTTTGCCCCGGGAAGCTCGATTGCCGGGTGCTGCCGCGAACAGGGCAGCGATTTAGCTCTTATTATGGGTATTTTAGGATTGCCTTTAACTGACCATAGATTTAAGCGGGCAAAGGAATTATGCCGTGAGGCTGGCGTCGCCGTCCTCTTTGACGTTGCGCCCTTCTCGGAGGCATGTCATCCAAACAGTATAAAGATAAGCGCCGAAATGGGCTTTGGGGCGATGCTTACCGCCGTTGCCGATTCCACGGGCGGGGGCGCTTTTTTGATGCGCCGGCTCAACGGCTGCCCCGTTGAGATCGACGGCGGCGCGAATTACCTCTTTATAGAGTCTCAGGAGGAGCTTGAAGCAGGGGTGACAGGTGGCGCGGGTGAAGTCCACACGTCACAGGCCGACGGCAAATTCTTCACGCTGCTTTCATCTTACACGCGCTTTTCGCCCGACCTGATAGAAAAGCTGCGCAAGGAGGAGAGCGTGGTTGATATCAAGCGCGCGGAGGCGGTCTTCTTCCCGCCGGTAGGCTATGAGATATATACGGACGGCGCGGGGATGGTGAAATACGCCACAGAGACGGGGCTCTCTCTTGGGGAGGCGGCGCTTGAATACGAGTCGCGCCTCCTTGGGAAATCAAAGGAAGAATTAAACGCGGCTATGGACGCACGGCTTGCAGTTATGGAGGCAGCGGTGGCGCTTGGGCTTTCTGACGACTGCCCGGGCATGTTCCTGCTGCGACCTTCCGCGAAAAAAATAATGGAGGCGGAGGCCGCCGGCCGCCTTGCGCTTGGCGGCATTCACACTAAGGCCGCGGCGCGCGCTATGGCTGCGATGCAGGTCAACAGCGGACAGGGGATAGTCTGCGCCGCGCCGACGGGCGGCTCTGCCGGGGTGCTCCCGGGCGTGGCGGTGACGCTGCTTGAAGATTTAAAGATGCCGCGCAAAACGGTGCTTAACGCGATGTGGGCGGCGGGGGCGGCGGGATGGGTGCTTGCAAAGCGCGGCACTTTTGCCGCAGAGGTCTGCGGCTGCCAGGTGGAGATCGGAGCTGCGGGCGCAATGGCGGCAGCCGCTGTGACCTGCGCCGCAGGTGGCACGGCCGCGCAGGCTGCGGACGCGGCAGCTATAATGTTCCAGAACGCGATGGGGCTGGTCTGCGACCTTGTGCAGACGACCGTTGAGCTGCCGTGCCACACGCGCAACGCCTCGTTCGCCTCGCAGGCCTTCGTCTGTGCAGACCTCATTCTGGGCGGCTACGTCAACCCGATAGGCATCGACGGCACGGTGGACGCGGTCTATTCAAGCGGAATGATGCTGCCGCCGGAGCTGCGATGCACCTCGCTTGGCGGAATAGCTGCGGCACCCGAAGCAAAAGCGATGAAACGGCTGAGATAG
- the csm2 gene encoding type III-A CRISPR-associated protein Csm2: MPDHVCNRNNSESQQQPHTSGAQRTGAQQQPSAQPIAAEKLPSDYVDKAEEVMLSLMNLTGGRTKFDITVTKIRKMLTLITEILNDERLNKNAELKPQNVQRLQMARVRIAYDAGRDSDVKKFVEKAKLLNYIKGIQNRAEFLKFAEYMEALVAWHRYLGGEN; the protein is encoded by the coding sequence ATGCCTGATCATGTATGCAACAGAAACAATTCCGAGTCTCAGCAGCAACCACACACATCGGGCGCTCAGCGAACAGGCGCGCAGCAGCAGCCGTCCGCACAGCCGATTGCGGCGGAAAAACTGCCGTCCGACTATGTAGACAAGGCGGAAGAGGTGATGCTTTCCTTAATGAATTTAACAGGCGGCAGGACAAAATTTGACATCACCGTCACAAAAATCAGAAAGATGCTCACCCTTATAACAGAGATCCTAAACGATGAGCGGCTCAACAAAAACGCTGAATTGAAGCCGCAAAACGTCCAGAGACTGCAAATGGCCCGTGTACGCATAGCCTACGACGCGGGACGGGACTCCGACGTCAAAAAGTTTGTAGAAAAAGCCAAGCTGCTCAATTATATAAAAGGAATACAGAACAGGGCAGAGTTTTTAAAATTTGCCGAATATATGGAAGCGCTTGTTGCGTGGCATAGATATCTTGGCGGAGAAAACTAG
- a CDS encoding CoA ester lyase, producing MKATRSMLYIPGDAPGMIQHAPIFGCDSILLDLEDAVALTEKDSARKMVATFLSRFDFKDLFVTVRINGADTEFFEKDLEAVVPCRPDAVRLPKCNGPQDILAADRRISEIEEKNGIEPGTVKLHAMIETALGLERCFETATASPRVTALTIGGQDFTADMGVQKTKEGRELFYARCRIVAAAHAAGVDSYDTVWADLQDNEGLLRESKEIVGLGFTGKACIHPSQVATIHKAFIPAEKELRRALRVVEAAEAAKREGKGVISVDGKMVDAPVVARSVHLLELAELYGIERGGF from the coding sequence ATGAAAGCCACTCGTTCAATGCTCTATATCCCCGGGGACGCTCCGGGGATGATCCAGCACGCGCCCATCTTCGGCTGCGACAGCATCCTGCTCGACCTGGAGGACGCAGTCGCGCTCACAGAAAAGGACAGCGCCCGCAAAATGGTTGCGACCTTCCTTTCGAGGTTCGATTTTAAAGACCTCTTTGTAACAGTCAGAATAAACGGCGCCGACACCGAATTTTTTGAAAAAGATCTGGAAGCGGTGGTCCCCTGTCGTCCCGACGCCGTGCGGCTGCCCAAGTGCAACGGCCCGCAGGATATTCTCGCCGCCGACAGGCGCATCTCCGAAATAGAAGAAAAAAACGGCATCGAACCCGGAACGGTGAAGCTTCACGCCATGATAGAGACGGCGCTCGGCCTTGAGCGGTGCTTTGAGACGGCGACGGCCTCCCCGCGCGTCACGGCGCTCACGATAGGCGGGCAGGACTTCACCGCCGACATGGGCGTGCAAAAGACAAAAGAGGGGCGCGAGCTTTTCTACGCAAGATGCCGCATAGTCGCAGCCGCCCACGCAGCGGGCGTTGATTCCTACGACACCGTGTGGGCCGACCTTCAGGACAACGAAGGACTGCTGCGCGAATCGAAAGAAATAGTCGGCTTAGGCTTCACCGGAAAAGCCTGCATCCATCCCAGCCAGGTGGCGACCATCCACAAGGCATTCATACCAGCCGAAAAAGAGCTGCGCCGCGCGCTGCGCGTCGTCGAGGCGGCGGAAGCCGCAAAACGCGAAGGCAAGGGCGTCATCTCCGTCGACGGCAAAATGGTCGACGCGCCGGTAGTCGCGAGATCCGTGCATCTTCTCGAACTCGCCGAGCTTTACGGCATTGAAAGAGGTGGATTCTAA
- the cas10 gene encoding type III-A CRISPR-associated protein Cas10/Csm1, with translation MVESKKTAAIGGLLHDIGKVVYRAEIDSGTHSAVGYRWLKNIAPFSEAGDILDCLRYHHKKALVGAKLSPSSPAYIVYIADNIAAGTDRREEAQEEGENAAQAPFIKTLPLASVFNLMNGGRRALSYEPLSLSPAANYPTEKVAKLTAPLYQQKTRALKDELESIGSSSSYINSLLCQLENILSFVPSSTCTKEVADISLFDHSKITAAVAASICAYLDESDRKNYKKELLENEREFMKEEAFLFFSCDFSGIQKFIYQVGSKDALKSLRSRSFILELLMEYLMDEILEECGLSRANLIYTGGGHSYLLLPNTSKTRDALQKFERGVNRWLREQFDNLLYLACAWSPVSANTLKNIPAEKSPYSALYKTLSRTVAEKKLRRYDAQELRALNKAGNQSGARECRICGKSETLRLEEDICSWCASFAEISSDILKTDIFAAVSETKPERGKCINLPNIYNNEKPRYIQFKSYEEALAEIKTGGVIRIYSKNNPHTGWNYSTNLYMGDYVYDKNLDRLATEAAGIKRIAILRADVDNLGRAFTSGFERAGSALSAEEKERYKTLSRTAALSRQLSMFFKYHLNTLLNAKDEGAPCFSLFGASPHAKKALIVYSGGDDVFMVGAWDDIVESAVEIRDAFKKFTGGSLTLSAGIAVYPYKFPIYRGARLAAELEAKSKQAEGKDSITLFTADGSHTYKWDDFSAGVTPKLRLIGGFLDAEDSERGRAFLYKLLQLLRGADNKINIARCAYLLTRLEPKSDETKKEAYRQFSQTIYEWATEPKARGELITAIQIYVYLTRERGA, from the coding sequence GTGGTCGAATCTAAAAAGACGGCGGCGATAGGCGGCCTGCTCCATGATATAGGAAAGGTCGTCTACCGAGCTGAAATAGACAGCGGCACTCACAGCGCGGTCGGTTATAGGTGGCTGAAAAATATAGCCCCATTTTCCGAGGCCGGCGACATTCTGGACTGTCTGCGCTATCATCACAAAAAGGCGCTTGTAGGAGCCAAGCTTTCCCCATCTTCTCCGGCCTATATAGTTTACATCGCCGACAACATCGCAGCCGGAACCGACCGCCGCGAAGAGGCGCAGGAGGAGGGAGAGAATGCCGCGCAAGCGCCGTTTATAAAGACTCTTCCGCTAGCCTCCGTATTCAATCTGATGAACGGCGGCCGCCGCGCGTTGTCATACGAACCGCTTTCTCTTTCCCCTGCGGCAAACTATCCCACGGAAAAGGTGGCAAAGCTGACGGCTCCGCTCTACCAGCAAAAGACCAGAGCGCTGAAAGATGAATTGGAGAGCATCGGCTCCAGCAGCTCTTATATTAATTCTCTCCTATGCCAGCTTGAAAACATCCTCTCTTTTGTACCGTCGAGCACCTGCACAAAAGAGGTGGCGGATATTTCACTGTTTGACCACAGCAAAATAACGGCGGCGGTAGCCGCTTCGATATGCGCCTATTTGGATGAATCCGACAGAAAAAACTATAAAAAAGAACTGTTAGAAAACGAACGGGAATTTATGAAAGAAGAGGCATTTCTCTTCTTCTCCTGTGACTTCTCCGGCATCCAGAAATTCATCTACCAGGTAGGCTCAAAAGACGCGCTAAAGTCGCTGCGCAGCAGGTCTTTCATCCTTGAACTGCTCATGGAATATCTGATGGACGAAATATTGGAAGAATGCGGGCTCTCGCGGGCCAACCTCATATACACAGGGGGCGGGCACAGCTATCTGCTGCTGCCAAACACAAGTAAAACGCGGGACGCGCTTCAAAAGTTTGAAAGAGGCGTCAACCGTTGGCTTAGAGAGCAGTTTGACAACCTCTTATATCTAGCCTGTGCATGGAGCCCCGTCTCCGCAAACACCTTGAAAAACATACCCGCGGAAAAATCGCCGTACAGCGCCCTATACAAAACCTTAAGCCGCACGGTCGCCGAGAAGAAGCTGCGCCGGTATGACGCGCAGGAGCTGCGCGCCCTAAACAAAGCCGGGAACCAAAGCGGAGCTCGCGAATGCAGGATATGCGGAAAATCTGAAACGCTGCGTCTGGAGGAGGATATCTGCTCCTGGTGTGCGTCCTTTGCGGAAATATCCTCCGACATCCTCAAAACGGACATATTCGCAGCAGTTAGTGAGACGAAGCCGGAGCGAGGCAAATGTATAAACCTCCCCAATATCTATAACAACGAAAAGCCCAGGTACATACAGTTTAAAAGCTACGAAGAGGCACTTGCTGAAATAAAAACCGGCGGCGTCATAAGAATATACAGCAAAAACAACCCGCATACCGGCTGGAACTACAGCACCAACCTATATATGGGAGACTATGTTTACGACAAAAACCTTGACAGGCTTGCAACGGAGGCCGCCGGAATCAAAAGGATAGCCATACTGCGCGCCGACGTGGACAACCTCGGGCGCGCCTTCACCTCCGGCTTTGAGCGCGCAGGCTCCGCGTTGAGCGCAGAAGAGAAAGAACGCTACAAAACGCTTTCGCGCACCGCGGCTCTTTCCAGACAGCTTTCTATGTTCTTCAAATATCATTTAAATACGTTATTGAATGCAAAAGACGAAGGCGCTCCTTGCTTCTCGCTCTTTGGAGCCTCCCCCCACGCCAAAAAAGCGCTCATCGTTTATTCCGGCGGCGACGACGTTTTCATGGTGGGAGCATGGGACGACATAGTGGAAAGCGCGGTCGAAATACGCGACGCCTTTAAAAAATTCACAGGCGGGAGCCTTACCCTATCGGCTGGCATAGCCGTCTACCCCTATAAATTTCCAATATACCGGGGGGCGCGACTTGCTGCGGAGCTTGAAGCAAAATCAAAGCAGGCGGAAGGAAAAGATTCCATCACGCTCTTTACAGCGGACGGCAGCCACACCTATAAATGGGACGATTTTTCCGCGGGCGTTACGCCAAAACTGCGCCTGATAGGCGGGTTTCTTGACGCAGAAGATTCTGAGCGCGGCCGGGCCTTCCTATACAAACTGCTCCAACTATTGCGGGGAGCCGATAACAAAATCAACATTGCGCGATGCGCCTACCTGCTGACGCGGCTGGAGCCCAAGAGCGACGAGACAAAAAAGGAGGCCTACCGCCAGTTCTCACAAACAATTTATGAGTGGGCGACGGAGCCAAAGGCAAGAGGCGAACTGATCACCGCAATACAAATATATGTCTATCTAACAAGAGAGAGGGGAGCATAA
- the citF gene encoding citrate lyase subunit alpha, translating to MKNVINSLGRLVPTEVPGVGAFMPYSAPFDRIAAMRGAAAAQKPLRAALPSRDKRAASLRAAIENSGLQDGMTISFHHHLRNGDAVIPMVLAELQAMGFKGLTFAPSSIPDAHDCVADYIKSGLINKLYTSGVRGKLGQLLSSGEVDIPVVIRSHGGRARAIEEGSIKIDVAFLAAPSCDCLGNISGCTGPSACGSLGYAITDARNAAHVIAVTDNLVEYPLSPKISIPQYHVDQVVTVESIGDPAKIATGAARITRSPVDLRIAQDSFRLMKAAEVVRPGFSFQMGVGGASLAAAVYLEEYMAEKGITGSFGLGGVGGYMAAMHDKGMFRTVFDVQSFDAVVTKSMAANPSHIEIDASWYANPFNAGALVNNLDCVILAALEVDTDFNVNVLTGNDGVLRGASGGHQDTAAGAALSIVVLPSFRGGVPSIKDKVTTITTPGETVDAIVTERGICINSRRPEITEAARKAKLPVIEITDLKNEIEKLTGVPKPIEFNYDKLLAAVEYRDGTLIDGVYAAK from the coding sequence ATGAAAAATGTTATAAATTCGCTTGGCCGGCTTGTTCCGACGGAAGTCCCCGGCGTCGGCGCTTTCATGCCCTACTCCGCGCCCTTTGATCGTATCGCGGCAATGCGTGGAGCCGCCGCCGCGCAAAAACCGCTTCGCGCAGCGCTCCCAAGCCGCGACAAACGCGCCGCCTCTCTTCGCGCCGCGATAGAAAACTCCGGCCTTCAGGACGGCATGACCATATCTTTTCACCATCATCTTAGAAACGGAGACGCCGTCATCCCTATGGTGCTTGCTGAGCTTCAGGCGATGGGCTTCAAAGGCCTCACCTTCGCGCCAAGCTCCATACCGGACGCGCACGACTGCGTCGCCGACTACATAAAAAGCGGCCTCATAAACAAACTCTACACAAGCGGAGTGCGCGGCAAACTGGGACAGCTGCTTTCAAGCGGCGAAGTAGATATCCCCGTCGTTATCCGCAGCCACGGAGGACGCGCGCGCGCCATCGAAGAAGGCTCCATAAAAATAGACGTAGCCTTTTTAGCCGCTCCATCCTGCGACTGTCTTGGAAACATCAGCGGCTGCACAGGCCCATCAGCCTGCGGCTCGCTCGGATACGCCATAACTGACGCAAGAAACGCGGCCCATGTCATAGCCGTAACAGACAACCTCGTCGAATATCCGCTTTCACCCAAAATCTCCATCCCGCAGTACCATGTAGACCAGGTGGTGACCGTTGAAAGCATAGGCGACCCCGCAAAAATAGCGACGGGTGCTGCGCGCATCACAAGAAGCCCCGTAGACCTCCGCATCGCGCAGGACTCCTTCCGCCTAATGAAGGCGGCGGAGGTCGTGCGCCCCGGCTTTTCCTTCCAGATGGGAGTTGGCGGCGCGAGCCTTGCCGCAGCCGTCTACCTTGAGGAATACATGGCCGAAAAAGGTATCACGGGCAGCTTCGGCTTGGGCGGAGTTGGAGGCTACATGGCCGCAATGCACGACAAAGGCATGTTCCGCACCGTATTTGACGTGCAGTCCTTCGACGCCGTCGTCACAAAATCAATGGCAGCAAACCCGAGCCACATAGAGATAGACGCCTCATGGTACGCGAACCCGTTCAACGCGGGAGCGCTCGTCAACAACCTCGACTGCGTCATACTGGCCGCGCTAGAAGTAGACACAGACTTCAACGTAAACGTCCTGACTGGCAACGACGGAGTTCTGCGCGGCGCCTCAGGCGGACACCAGGACACGGCGGCCGGCGCTGCGCTTTCGATAGTGGTTCTGCCCTCCTTCCGCGGAGGCGTGCCCTCAATAAAAGATAAAGTGACGACCATAACCACCCCCGGCGAAACGGTAGACGCCATCGTCACCGAGCGCGGCATCTGCATAAACAGCCGCCGCCCCGAGATAACGGAGGCCGCGCGAAAGGCGAAGCTTCCAGTAATAGAGATAACGGATCTAAAAAACGAAATAGAAAAACTGACCGGCGTCCCCAAGCCGATAGAATTCAACTACGACAAACTACTGGCCGCCGTGGAATACAGAGACGGAACTCTGATCGACGGGGTGTACGCGGCGAAATAG
- a CDS encoding sodium:solute symporter family protein, protein MFTFAPLWIGYALILVLIAKYSRSHDALLPGKVGVAVQALAYVATYISAVALVGFGGLCYLFGLQMLLVAAGNVWFGTWFVYKYLAWPTRLWQRKLDARTPAELLAKAYQIPVLQTFIGAISVVLLVIYGSAVFKGAAVMVAGVLPISESAALFALVAVVGLSVIWGGLRGVLYTEAIQGLVMIIGVGALLIALLKAVGGPVAGLQQLAALPPAKGADNGFLALSSGAGGLNVIFLTIVTSVGIWAQPQLIQRHFALRSVEETKKAAPLAMLALSVVVGGAYFASALSRVMLGDGITNPDTVLPTLVHLLLPALGQQFFALAIVSASLSTASALLHIASGSLGRDVFKKELKGWSWRAVVILCTLGSGLFALKSSSIIAVICATSWTLLACAIMVPYLGLLAFGPKAGPQAALFSSLGGFFGSIAWYAAAYASTSKAITGLAAPALLGAIHPIVPGVLISAAVFALCAAFAQAPALEKSQA, encoded by the coding sequence ATGTTCACCTTCGCGCCGCTTTGGATAGGCTACGCTCTTATACTCGTCCTTATAGCAAAATACTCGCGCAGCCACGACGCGCTGCTTCCAGGAAAGGTCGGCGTCGCGGTGCAGGCGCTGGCATACGTCGCCACCTATATTTCAGCGGTGGCGCTCGTAGGCTTCGGCGGCCTCTGTTACCTTTTCGGGCTTCAGATGCTTCTTGTGGCGGCGGGCAACGTATGGTTCGGAACGTGGTTCGTGTACAAATACCTTGCTTGGCCGACGCGCCTCTGGCAGAGGAAGCTTGACGCGCGCACGCCCGCGGAGCTGCTTGCAAAGGCCTATCAGATACCGGTGCTACAGACGTTCATCGGCGCTATATCCGTCGTTCTCTTGGTCATTTACGGCTCTGCGGTCTTCAAAGGCGCAGCTGTGATGGTGGCGGGGGTTCTTCCAATCTCAGAAAGCGCGGCGCTTTTTGCGCTGGTCGCCGTGGTAGGACTTTCGGTGATCTGGGGCGGTCTGCGCGGGGTGCTTTATACGGAGGCCATTCAGGGACTTGTGATGATAATAGGCGTAGGCGCGCTGCTTATCGCGCTGCTCAAAGCGGTGGGCGGCCCCGTCGCCGGATTGCAGCAGCTTGCAGCTCTTCCGCCGGCTAAGGGCGCGGACAACGGATTTCTCGCCTTAAGCAGCGGGGCGGGCGGCCTCAATGTGATCTTCCTCACGATAGTGACCTCTGTCGGAATCTGGGCGCAGCCGCAGCTTATACAGCGCCATTTCGCGCTGCGCAGCGTTGAAGAGACGAAGAAGGCGGCCCCTCTTGCGATGCTTGCGCTTTCCGTCGTCGTAGGCGGAGCATATTTCGCAAGCGCCCTTTCACGCGTAATGCTCGGCGACGGCATAACAAACCCCGATACTGTGCTTCCGACGCTGGTTCATCTGCTGCTTCCCGCGCTGGGACAACAGTTTTTCGCTCTGGCCATCGTCTCCGCCTCCCTTTCGACGGCCTCTGCGCTGCTTCATATAGCAAGCGGCAGCCTCGGACGCGACGTCTTTAAAAAGGAGCTGAAGGGCTGGTCGTGGCGCGCGGTGGTTATCCTCTGCACTCTGGGAAGCGGCCTCTTTGCTCTCAAGAGCTCGTCAATAATCGCCGTCATCTGTGCGACGAGCTGGACGCTGCTTGCCTGCGCGATAATGGTCCCATACCTCGGACTGCTCGCCTTCGGCCCAAAAGCCGGCCCGCAGGCGGCGCTTTTCAGTTCGCTGGGAGGCTTCTTCGGCTCCATAGCCTGGTACGCCGCGGCCTACGCCTCAACGTCAAAGGCAATTACAGGCCTTGCCGCCCCCGCCCTTCTTGGCGCGATACACCCGATAGTCCCCGGAGTGCTGATCTCCGCCGCGGTATTTGCGCTCTGCGCGGCTTTTGCACAGGCCCCCGCTCTGGAAAAATCACAGGCATAA